From one Phocoena sinus isolate mPhoSin1 chromosome 4, mPhoSin1.pri, whole genome shotgun sequence genomic stretch:
- the EIF2B5 gene encoding translation initiation factor eIF-2B subunit epsilon, with product MAASVVAPPGVVVGRPNKRSGSGPAGGGSGGGGSGGGAARGAEEEQPPPLQAVLVADSFNRRFFPISKDQPRVLLPLANVALIDYTLEFLTATGVQETFVFCCWKAAQIKEHLLKSKWCRPTSLNVVRIITSELYRSLGDILRDVDAKALVRSDFLLVYGDVISNINITRALEEHRLRRKLEKNVSVMTMIFKESSPSHPTRCHEDNVVVAVDSATNRVLHFQKTQGLQRFSFPLSLFQGSGDGVEIRYDLLDCHISICSPQVAQLFTDNFDYQTRDDFVRGLLVNEEILGNQIHMHVTTKEYGARVSNLHMYAAICADVIRRWVYPLTPEANFTDSTTQSCTHSRHNIYRGPEVSLGHGSILEENVLLGSGTVIGSNCSITNSVIGPGCHIGDNVVLDEAFLWQGVRVAAGAQIRQSVLCDSAEVKEKVILKPRCVLTSQVVVGPDITLPEGSVISLHPPDAEDDEDDGQFSDDSGADKEKEKVKLKGYNPAEVGVAGQGYLWKTADMNMEEEEELRQNLWGLKINMEEESETESERSMDSEELDSRAGSPQMDDIKVFQNEVLGTLQRGKEENISCDNLVLEINSLKYAYNISLKEVMQVLSHVVLEFPLQHADSPLDPNRYCALLIPLLKTWSPVFRNYMKRAADHLEALAAIEDFFLEHEALSTSMAKVLMAFYQLEILAEETILSWFSQRDTTDKGRQLRKNQQLQRFIQWLKEAEEESSEDD from the exons ATGGCGGCCTCTGTGGTGGCGCCGCCTGGTGTGGTGGTCGGTCGGCCCAACAAGCGCAGCGGCAGCGGGCCGGCAGGCggtggcagcggcggcggcggtaGCGGCGGTGGAGCAGCCAGAGGGGCGGAGGAGGAACAGCCGCCGCCCCTACAAGCAGTTCTGGTGGCCGACAGCTTCAACCGCCGCTTCTTCCCCATCTCCAAGGACCAGCCTCGG GTCCTCTTGCCCCTGGCCAATGTGGCGCTAATTGACTACACTCTGGAATTTCTGACTGCCACAGGTGTACAGGAAACCTTTGTCTTTTGTTGCTGGAAGGCTGCCCAAATCAAGGAACATTTATT GAAATCCAAGTGGTGCCGCCCTACATCCCTCAACGTGGTTCGAATAATTACATCAGAGCTATATAGATCACTGGGGGATATTCTCCGTGATGTTGATGCTAAGGCCTTGGTGCGCTCTGACTTCCTTCTAGTGTATGGGGATGTCATCTCAAACATCAATATTACCAGAGCCCTGGAAGAACACAG GTTAAGGCggaagctggaaaaaaatgtgtctgtGATGACGATGATCTTCAAGGAGTCATCCCCCAGCCACCCAACTCGTTGCCATGAGGACAATGTGGTAGTGGCTGTGGATAGTGCCACAAACCGGGTGCTCCATTTCCAGAAGACCCAAGGCCTCCAacgtttttcttttcctctg AGCTTGTTCCAGGGCAGTGGAGATGGAGTGGAGATTCGCTATGATTTACTTGATTGTCATATCAGCATCTGCTCTCCTCAG GTGGCTCAACTCTTTACAGACAACTTCGACTACCAAACTCGAGATGACTTTGTGCGAGGCCTGTTAGTAAATGAGGAG ATCTTAGGAAACCAGATCCACATGCATGTAACAACTAAGGAATATGGTGCCCGGGTCTCCAACCTACACATGTATGCTGCTATCTGCGCTGATGTCATCCGCCGATGGGTCTACCCTCTCACCCCAGAGGCGAACTTCACTGACAGCACAACCCAAAGCTGCACTCACTCCCGACACAACATCTACCGAGGGCCTGAGGTCAGCCTGGGTCATGGCAGCATACTGGAGGAAAATGTGCTCCTGGGCTCTGGCACTGTCATTGGCAGCAATTGCTCCATCACCAACAGTGTCATTGGCCCCGGCTGTCACATTG GTGATAACGTGGTGCTGGACGAGGCCTTCCTATGGCAGGGCGTCCGAGTGGCTGCTGGAGCACAGATCCGTCAGTCTGTGCTCTGTGACAGTGCTGAGGTCAAGGAAAAAGTTATCCTGAAGCCACGCTGTGTCCTCACTTCCCAG GTGGTGGTAGGCCCAGATATCACGCTGCCTGAGGGCTCGGTGATCTCTTTGCACCCTCCCGATGCCGAAGATGATGAGGATGATGGTCAGTTCAGTGATGATTCTGGGGCtgacaaagaaaaggagaaggtgAAGCTGAAAG GTTACAATCCAGCAGAAGTCGGAGTTGCAGGCCAGGGCTACCTCTGGAAAACAGCAGACATGAacatggaggaagaggaggaactaCGGCAGAATCTGTGGG GACTCAAAATCAACATGGAAGAAGAGAGCGAAACTGAAAGTGAGCGAAGTATGGATTCTGAAGAGCTAGATAGCCGGGCAGGCTCCCCACAGATGGATGACATCAAAG TGTTCCAGAATGAAGTCCTGGGAACTCTACAGCGGGGCAAGGAGGAGAACATTTCTTGTGACAATCTAGTCCTAGAGATCAACTCTCTGAA GTACGCCTACAACATAAGCCTGAAGGAGGTGATGCAGGTGCtgagccatgtggtcctggagtTCCCCCTGCAACACGCGGATTCCCCACTCGACCCAAACCGCTACTGTGCCCTGCTGATTCCC TTGCTCAAGACCTGGAGCCCTGTTTTTAGGAACTACATGAAGCGTGCAGCTGATCATTTGGAAGCACTGGCAGCCATTGAGGACTTCTTCCTGGAGCATGAAGCCCTTAGTACTTCCATGGCCAAG GTACTGATGGCTTTCTACCAGCTGGAGATCCTGGCTGAGGAAACAATCCTGAGCTGGTTCAGCCAAAGGGATACAACTGACAAGGGCCGGCAGTTGCGCAAGAACCAGCAG CTGCAGAGGTTCATCCAGTGGCtaaaagaggcagaagaggagtCATCTGAAGATGACTGA
- the DVL3 gene encoding segment polarity protein dishevelled homolog DVL-3 isoform X1 translates to MGETKIIYHLDGQETPYLVKLPLPAERVTLADFKGVLQRPSYKFFFKSMDDDFGVVKEEISDDNAKLPCFNGRVVSWLVSAEGSHPEPAPFCADNPSELPPPMERTGGIGDSRPPSFHPHACGGSQENLDNDTETDSLVSAQRERPRRRDGPEHTTRLNGTAKGERRREPGGYDSSSTLMSSELETTSFFDSDEDDSTSRFSSSTEQSSASRLMRRHKRRRRKQKVSRIERSSSFSSITDSTMSLNIITVTLNMEKYNFLGISIVGQSNERGDGGIYIGSIMKGGAVAADGRIEPGDMLLQVNEINFENMSNDDAVRVLREIVHKPGPITLTVAKCWDPSPRGCFTLPRSEPIRPIDPAAWVSHTAAMTGTFPAYGMSPSLSTITSTSSSITSSIPDTERLDDFHLSIHSDMAAIVKAMASPESGLEVRDRMWLKITIPNAFIGSDVVDWLYHNVEGFTDRREARKYASNLLKAGFIRHTVNKITFSEQCYYIFGDLCGNMANLSLHDHDGSSGASDQDTLAPLPHPGAAPWPMAFPYQYPPPPHPYNPHPGFPELGYSYGGGSASSQHSEGSRSSGSNRSGSDRRKEKDPKTGDSKSGGSGSESDHTTRSSLRGARERAPSERSGPAASEHSHRSHHSLASSLRSHHTHPSYGPPGVPPLYGPPMLMMPPPPAAMGPPGAPPGRDLASVPPELTASRQSFRMAMGNPTKNFGLFDFL, encoded by the exons ATGGGCGAGACCAAGATCATCTACCACCTGGACGGGCAGGAGACGCCGTACCTGGTGAAGCTGCCCCTGCCCGCCGAGCGCGTCACCTTGGCGGACTTTAAGGGCGTTCTGCAGCGACCCAGCTATAAGTTCTTCTTCAAGTCTATGGACGACGATTTCGG AGTGGTGAAGGAGGAGATCTCGGACGACAATGCCAAGCTGCCCTGCTTCAATGGCCGGGTGGTGTCCTGG CTGGTGTCGGCTGAGGGCTCACACCCAGAGCCAGCTCCCTTCTGTGCTGACAACCCATCGGAACTGCCACCGCCCATGGAGCGCACAGGAGGCATTGGGGACTCCCGGCCCCCATCCTTCCA CCCTCATGCTTGTGGGGGCAGCCAGGAGAACCTGGACAATGACACAGAGACTGACTCCTTGGTGTCTGCCCAGCGAGAGCGGCCACGACGGAGGGATGGCCCAGAGCACA CAACCCGGCTAAATGGAACTGCAAAGGGGGAGCGGCGGCGAGAGCCAGGGGGGTATGACAGCTCATCCACCCTTATGAGCAGCGAGTTGGAAACCACCAGCTTCTTTGATTCAGATGAGGATGACTCCACCAGCAG GTTCAGCAGCTCCACAGAGCAGAGCAGCGCTTCACGCCTGATGAGAAGACACAAGCGGCGGCGGCGGAAGCAGAAGGTTTCGCGGATTGAGAGG TCCTCATCCTTCAGCAGCATCACGGACTCCACCATGTCACTCAACATCATCACGGTCACTCTCAACATGG AAAAGTATAACTTCTTGGGTATCTCCATTGTGGGCCAAAGCAACGAGCGTGGTGACGGAGGCATCTACATTGGCTCTATCATGAAGGGGGGGGCCGTGGCTGCTGATGGACGCATCGAGCCAGGAGATATGCTGTTACAG GTAAACGAGATCAACTTTGAGAACATGAGTAATGACGACGCGGTCCGGGTACTGCGGGAGATCGTGCACAAACCAGG GCCCATCACCTTGACTGTAGCCAAGTGCTGGGACCCAAGTCCACGTGGGTGCTTCACACTGCCCAGGA GCGAGCCCATCCGGCCCATTGACCCCGCGGCCTGGGTCTCCCACACTGCAGCCATGACCGGCACCTTCCCTGCCTACGGCATGAGCCCCTCCCTGagcaccatcacctccaccagcTCCTCCATCACCAGCTCCATCCCTGACACAGAGC GCCTAGACGACTTCCACCTGTCCATCCACAGTGACATGGCCGCCATCGTAAAAGCCATGGCCTCCCCTGAATCCGGGCTGGAGGTCCGTGACAGGATGTGGCTCAAGATTACCATCCCCAATGCTTTCATCG GCTCGGATGTGGTGGACTGGCTGTACCACAACGTGGAAGGCTTCACTGACCGGCGAGAGGCCCGCAAATACGCCAGCAACCTGCTGAAGGCCGGCTTCATCCGCCACACTGTCAACAAGATCACCTTCTCTGAGCAGTGCTACTACATCTTCGGCGACCTCTGTGGCA acATGGCCAACCTCTCCCTCCACGATCATGATGGCTCCAGCGGCGCCTCCGACCAGGACACGCTGGCCCCTCTGCCGCACCCAGGGGCTGCCCCTTGGCCCATGGCTTTCCCTTACCAGTACCCGCCGCCCCCGCACCCCTACAACCCGCACCCAGGCTTCCCCGAGCTGGGGTACAGCTATGGCGGGGGCAGCGCCAGCAGTCAGCACAGTGAAG GCAGCCGGAGCAGTGGCTCCAACCGTAGCGGCAGCGACCGGCGGAAGGAGAAGGACCCGAAGACCGGGGACTCGAAGTCGGGCGGCAGCGGCAGCGAATCGGACCACACGACCCGCAGCAGCCTGCGGGGGGCGCGGGAGCGGGCGCCCAGTGAGCGCTCGGGTCCTGCCGCTAGCGAGCACAGCCACCGCAGCCACCACTCGCTGGCCAGCAGCCTGCGCAGCCATCACACGCACCCGAGCTACGGCCCCCCCGGGGTGCCCCCTCTCTACGGCCCCCCCATGCTGATGATGCCCCCACCGCCTGCGGCCATGGGGCCCCCGGGAGCCCCTCCGGGCCGCGACCTGGCCTCCGTGCCCCCTGAACTGACCGCCAGCAGACAGTCCTTCCGCATGGCCATGGGAAACCCCA CCAAGAATTTCGGGCTGTTTGACTTTCTGTGA
- the DVL3 gene encoding segment polarity protein dishevelled homolog DVL-3 isoform X2: MERTGGIGDSRPPSFHPHACGGSQENLDNDTETDSLVSAQRERPRRRDGPEHTTRLNGTAKGERRREPGGYDSSSTLMSSELETTSFFDSDEDDSTSRFSSSTEQSSASRLMRRHKRRRRKQKVSRIERSSSFSSITDSTMSLNIITVTLNMEKYNFLGISIVGQSNERGDGGIYIGSIMKGGAVAADGRIEPGDMLLQVNEINFENMSNDDAVRVLREIVHKPGPITLTVAKCWDPSPRGCFTLPRSEPIRPIDPAAWVSHTAAMTGTFPAYGMSPSLSTITSTSSSITSSIPDTERLDDFHLSIHSDMAAIVKAMASPESGLEVRDRMWLKITIPNAFIGSDVVDWLYHNVEGFTDRREARKYASNLLKAGFIRHTVNKITFSEQCYYIFGDLCGNMANLSLHDHDGSSGASDQDTLAPLPHPGAAPWPMAFPYQYPPPPHPYNPHPGFPELGYSYGGGSASSQHSEGSRSSGSNRSGSDRRKEKDPKTGDSKSGGSGSESDHTTRSSLRGARERAPSERSGPAASEHSHRSHHSLASSLRSHHTHPSYGPPGVPPLYGPPMLMMPPPPAAMGPPGAPPGRDLASVPPELTASRQSFRMAMGNPTKNFGLFDFL; this comes from the exons ATGGAGCGCACAGGAGGCATTGGGGACTCCCGGCCCCCATCCTTCCA CCCTCATGCTTGTGGGGGCAGCCAGGAGAACCTGGACAATGACACAGAGACTGACTCCTTGGTGTCTGCCCAGCGAGAGCGGCCACGACGGAGGGATGGCCCAGAGCACA CAACCCGGCTAAATGGAACTGCAAAGGGGGAGCGGCGGCGAGAGCCAGGGGGGTATGACAGCTCATCCACCCTTATGAGCAGCGAGTTGGAAACCACCAGCTTCTTTGATTCAGATGAGGATGACTCCACCAGCAG GTTCAGCAGCTCCACAGAGCAGAGCAGCGCTTCACGCCTGATGAGAAGACACAAGCGGCGGCGGCGGAAGCAGAAGGTTTCGCGGATTGAGAGG TCCTCATCCTTCAGCAGCATCACGGACTCCACCATGTCACTCAACATCATCACGGTCACTCTCAACATGG AAAAGTATAACTTCTTGGGTATCTCCATTGTGGGCCAAAGCAACGAGCGTGGTGACGGAGGCATCTACATTGGCTCTATCATGAAGGGGGGGGCCGTGGCTGCTGATGGACGCATCGAGCCAGGAGATATGCTGTTACAG GTAAACGAGATCAACTTTGAGAACATGAGTAATGACGACGCGGTCCGGGTACTGCGGGAGATCGTGCACAAACCAGG GCCCATCACCTTGACTGTAGCCAAGTGCTGGGACCCAAGTCCACGTGGGTGCTTCACACTGCCCAGGA GCGAGCCCATCCGGCCCATTGACCCCGCGGCCTGGGTCTCCCACACTGCAGCCATGACCGGCACCTTCCCTGCCTACGGCATGAGCCCCTCCCTGagcaccatcacctccaccagcTCCTCCATCACCAGCTCCATCCCTGACACAGAGC GCCTAGACGACTTCCACCTGTCCATCCACAGTGACATGGCCGCCATCGTAAAAGCCATGGCCTCCCCTGAATCCGGGCTGGAGGTCCGTGACAGGATGTGGCTCAAGATTACCATCCCCAATGCTTTCATCG GCTCGGATGTGGTGGACTGGCTGTACCACAACGTGGAAGGCTTCACTGACCGGCGAGAGGCCCGCAAATACGCCAGCAACCTGCTGAAGGCCGGCTTCATCCGCCACACTGTCAACAAGATCACCTTCTCTGAGCAGTGCTACTACATCTTCGGCGACCTCTGTGGCA acATGGCCAACCTCTCCCTCCACGATCATGATGGCTCCAGCGGCGCCTCCGACCAGGACACGCTGGCCCCTCTGCCGCACCCAGGGGCTGCCCCTTGGCCCATGGCTTTCCCTTACCAGTACCCGCCGCCCCCGCACCCCTACAACCCGCACCCAGGCTTCCCCGAGCTGGGGTACAGCTATGGCGGGGGCAGCGCCAGCAGTCAGCACAGTGAAG GCAGCCGGAGCAGTGGCTCCAACCGTAGCGGCAGCGACCGGCGGAAGGAGAAGGACCCGAAGACCGGGGACTCGAAGTCGGGCGGCAGCGGCAGCGAATCGGACCACACGACCCGCAGCAGCCTGCGGGGGGCGCGGGAGCGGGCGCCCAGTGAGCGCTCGGGTCCTGCCGCTAGCGAGCACAGCCACCGCAGCCACCACTCGCTGGCCAGCAGCCTGCGCAGCCATCACACGCACCCGAGCTACGGCCCCCCCGGGGTGCCCCCTCTCTACGGCCCCCCCATGCTGATGATGCCCCCACCGCCTGCGGCCATGGGGCCCCCGGGAGCCCCTCCGGGCCGCGACCTGGCCTCCGTGCCCCCTGAACTGACCGCCAGCAGACAGTCCTTCCGCATGGCCATGGGAAACCCCA CCAAGAATTTCGGGCTGTTTGACTTTCTGTGA
- the AP2M1 gene encoding AP-2 complex subunit mu isoform X1 codes for MIGGLFIYNHKGEVLISRVYRDDIGRNAVDAFRVNVIHARQQVRSPVTNIARTSFFHVKRSNIWLAAVTKQNVNAAMVFEFLYKMCDVMAAYFGKISEENIKNNFVLIYELLDEILDFGYPQNSETGALKTFITQQGIKSQHQTKEEQSQITSQVTGQIGWRREGIKYRRNELFLDVLESVNLLMSPQGEGPLVMKRDGGQGRILVLTQLLLFICPSPGQVLSAHVSGRVVMKSYLSGMPECKFGMNDKIVIEKQGKGTADETSKSGKQSIAIDDCTFHQCVRLSKFDSERSISFIPPDGEFELMRYRTTKDIILPFRVIPLVREVGRTKLEVKVVIKSNFKPSLLAQKIEVRIPTPLNTSGVQVICMKGKAKYKASENAIVWKIKRMAGMKESQISAEIELLPTNDKKKWARPPISMNFEVPFAPSGLKVRYLKVFEPKLNYSDHDVIKWVRYIGRSGIYETRC; via the exons ATGATTGGAGGCTTATTCATCTATAATCACAAGGGGGAGGTGCTCATCTCCCGAGTCTACCGAGATGATATCGG GAGGAACGCAGTGGACGCCTTTCGGGTCAATGTTATCCATGCCCGGCAGCAGGTGCGCAGCCCCGTCACCAACATTGCTCGCACCAGTTTCTTCCATGTTAAGCGGTCCAACATCTGGCTGGCAGCTGTCACCAAGCAGAATGTCAATGCTGCCATGGTCTTCGAATTCCTCTATAAGATGTGTGACGTAATGGCTGCCTACTTTGGCAAGATCAGCGAAGAGAACATCAAGAACAATTTTGTGCTCATATATGAGCTGCTGGATG AGATCCTAGATTTTGGCTACCCACAGAACTCAGAGACAGGCGCGCTGAAAACCTTCATCACCCAGCAGGGCATCAAGAGCCAG CATCAG ACAAAAGAAGAGCAGTCTCAGATCACCAGCCAGGTGACCGGGCAGATTGGCTGGCGGCGGGAGGGCATCAAGTATCGCCGGAACGAGCTCTTCCTGGATGTGCTGGAGAGTGTGAACCTCCTCATGTCCCCACAGGGTGAGGGCCCTCTGGTGATGAAGCGGGATGGGGGCCAGGGCAGGATATTGGTCCTGACTCAGCTGCTCCTGTTTATCTGTCCATCACCAGGGCAGGTGCTGAGCGCCCATGTGTCAGGCCGGGTGGTGATGAAGAGCTACCTGAGTGGCATGCCCGAGTGCAAGTTTGGGATGAATGACAAGATTGTCATTGAGAAGCAGGGCAAAGGCACAGCTGATGAAACAAGCAAGAG CGGGAAGCAATCAATTGCCATTGACGACTGTACCTTCCACCAGTGTGTGCGACTCAGCAAGTTTGACTCGGAGCGCAGCATCAGCTTCATCCCACCAGACGGAGAATTTGAGCTCATGAG GTATCGCACGACCAAGGACATCATCCTTCCTTTCCGAGTGATCCCGCTAGTTCGGGAAGTGGGACGCACCAAGCTGGAGGTCAAGGTGGTCATTAAGTCCAACTTCAAGCCCTCACTACTGGCTCAGAAGATTGAG GTGAGGATCCCAACCCCACTGAACACCAGTGGGGTGCAGGTGATCTGCATGAAGGGGAAGGCCAAGTACAAGGCCAGCGAGAACGCCATCGTGTGGAA GATCAAGCGCATGGCAGGCATGAAGGAATCGCAGATCAGCGCTGAGATTGAGCTTCTGCCCACCAACGACAAGAAGAAATGGGCTCGACCCCCCATTTCAATGAACTTTGAG
- the AP2M1 gene encoding AP-2 complex subunit mu isoform X2, whose amino-acid sequence MIGGLFIYNHKGEVLISRVYRDDIGRNAVDAFRVNVIHARQQVRSPVTNIARTSFFHVKRSNIWLAAVTKQNVNAAMVFEFLYKMCDVMAAYFGKISEENIKNNFVLIYELLDEILDFGYPQNSETGALKTFITQQGIKSQTKEEQSQITSQVTGQIGWRREGIKYRRNELFLDVLESVNLLMSPQGEGPLVMKRDGGQGRILVLTQLLLFICPSPGQVLSAHVSGRVVMKSYLSGMPECKFGMNDKIVIEKQGKGTADETSKSGKQSIAIDDCTFHQCVRLSKFDSERSISFIPPDGEFELMRYRTTKDIILPFRVIPLVREVGRTKLEVKVVIKSNFKPSLLAQKIEVRIPTPLNTSGVQVICMKGKAKYKASENAIVWKIKRMAGMKESQISAEIELLPTNDKKKWARPPISMNFEVPFAPSGLKVRYLKVFEPKLNYSDHDVIKWVRYIGRSGIYETRC is encoded by the exons ATGATTGGAGGCTTATTCATCTATAATCACAAGGGGGAGGTGCTCATCTCCCGAGTCTACCGAGATGATATCGG GAGGAACGCAGTGGACGCCTTTCGGGTCAATGTTATCCATGCCCGGCAGCAGGTGCGCAGCCCCGTCACCAACATTGCTCGCACCAGTTTCTTCCATGTTAAGCGGTCCAACATCTGGCTGGCAGCTGTCACCAAGCAGAATGTCAATGCTGCCATGGTCTTCGAATTCCTCTATAAGATGTGTGACGTAATGGCTGCCTACTTTGGCAAGATCAGCGAAGAGAACATCAAGAACAATTTTGTGCTCATATATGAGCTGCTGGATG AGATCCTAGATTTTGGCTACCCACAGAACTCAGAGACAGGCGCGCTGAAAACCTTCATCACCCAGCAGGGCATCAAGAGCCAG ACAAAAGAAGAGCAGTCTCAGATCACCAGCCAGGTGACCGGGCAGATTGGCTGGCGGCGGGAGGGCATCAAGTATCGCCGGAACGAGCTCTTCCTGGATGTGCTGGAGAGTGTGAACCTCCTCATGTCCCCACAGGGTGAGGGCCCTCTGGTGATGAAGCGGGATGGGGGCCAGGGCAGGATATTGGTCCTGACTCAGCTGCTCCTGTTTATCTGTCCATCACCAGGGCAGGTGCTGAGCGCCCATGTGTCAGGCCGGGTGGTGATGAAGAGCTACCTGAGTGGCATGCCCGAGTGCAAGTTTGGGATGAATGACAAGATTGTCATTGAGAAGCAGGGCAAAGGCACAGCTGATGAAACAAGCAAGAG CGGGAAGCAATCAATTGCCATTGACGACTGTACCTTCCACCAGTGTGTGCGACTCAGCAAGTTTGACTCGGAGCGCAGCATCAGCTTCATCCCACCAGACGGAGAATTTGAGCTCATGAG GTATCGCACGACCAAGGACATCATCCTTCCTTTCCGAGTGATCCCGCTAGTTCGGGAAGTGGGACGCACCAAGCTGGAGGTCAAGGTGGTCATTAAGTCCAACTTCAAGCCCTCACTACTGGCTCAGAAGATTGAG GTGAGGATCCCAACCCCACTGAACACCAGTGGGGTGCAGGTGATCTGCATGAAGGGGAAGGCCAAGTACAAGGCCAGCGAGAACGCCATCGTGTGGAA GATCAAGCGCATGGCAGGCATGAAGGAATCGCAGATCAGCGCTGAGATTGAGCTTCTGCCCACCAACGACAAGAAGAAATGGGCTCGACCCCCCATTTCAATGAACTTTGAG